The Candidatus Binatia bacterium DNA segment GCCGTACATCTTCGCCGCCAACGTTCGGGAGTAGTCCGCCGCAGCGGCGTTCGCTCGATACGCGGTGATCGTGGAATCGACCGCACGCCCCGGCCCGCCCGTCAGCAACACCCCACCGCCGTTCGTCTCGACGAAGTACGCACCACTCGAAACCGAGAAGCCGATCTTGTCTTCGTCTCCCGTTTTCCCCTGCGCGAGGTTCTCATTGTCGGGGACCGGCGTGACGTGTTGGAAGAACCTCCCGTCGTAAAGATCCTTCGGGGGGAAGTAGAAGGAGAAGCGCGTCTCCGTCTCTTTGAAGCCGCCGTGGACGTAGCGATGGTGCACCGGCGTGTCGCGCCATTCGTCGACGTCGACGTAGGGCGCATCGAACATCCCGTCGTGTGCTTGGCTTTCGGATTCCTTTTCGGGCACTGCCTTCTCCCCGTCACGCTCGCTGGCATCGTCGCCAGCTCCTCACCAGACAAAGGGCCGCCCCAAGCGGGGCGAGAGCTCACAGCCCACGCGGCCTCATGACGGCCGTCATCGGCTCGTCCTAAACGTGCTTCCCGCCCTTCTTCATTTCGTCGAGCCCAATCAGGATGGGCAGCTTCCCCTTGCTCACCGACAGCGCATTGCCGTGACCGGTCTGGTGGATGTCGAATGCGGATTGCAGCGAGCTGTAGAACCCCTGGATGTCGAGCGTCTGATTGACGGCTCGCTTCGCCTGAGCGAGCGCGAACGGATGCATCTGCGCGATCTCGTGGGCGAGGGCGAGCGTCTCCTCGTCGAGCTTCTCCCGCTCGACGACGCGATTCACCATGCCGAGCTTCTCGGCTTCCTCTGCGCCGAAGTAGCGCCCCGTGAAGAGAAGCTCTTTCGCCTTGCGAGCGCCGACCTCCCACGTGTGCCCGTGAAACTCCACTCCGGCGATCCCCATGCGGGCGACCGGGTCGGAAAACTTCGCGTCGTCGGCCGCGAGGATGAGATCACACGGCCAGCAGAGCATCAGTCCGCCGGCGATACAGGCTCCCTGGACGGCCGCGATCGTCGGCTTCGGGATGTCGCGCCACTTGCGCGTCCACCCGAGGTAGTACTCACGCTCCCACGCGTAGAGGCCCGCGAGGCCCTTGTTCTCGAGGTCGACCTCCTTGGTCCAGACCTCCGCGGCCTCCGGGGAAATATCGTGACCGGAGGAGAAGTGCTTCCCGTTTGCGCGCAGGATGATGACGCGAACGTCGTCGTCCCGGGCGGCACGATCGAAGGACTCGTCGAGCTCGCGAAGCAAAGGGGGATGCAGGGCGTTCCGGGCATCAGGCCGATTCAGGCTGATGGTCGCCACGCGCTCGCTCGACTCGTATTGAATGAACTCCATCAGGGTCTCCTCAGATCGTTTGCTCGCGTCACGAGATCGCTTCGTCGTGGCCGACCCAGAACGGCGCTCGGAGCTCCCGCTTCAGGATCTTGCCGGCGGCGCTTCGGGGAAGAGGCTCCGACGACACCTCGATCTGCTTTGGAACCTTGTAGCCTCCGAGCCCGCCGCGACAGTGCTGCCCCAGCGCCTCGGCGTCGACCTCTGCTCCCTCGCGCAAAACCACGATCGCGCGAACCGCCTCCCCCCAACGCTCGTCGGGCACGCCGAACACTGCGCACTCCACGACGTCGGGATGCTGCGACAGAACTTCTTCGACCTCGGTCGAGTACACGTTCTCGCCGCCCGAGATGATCATGTCCTTCGCGCGATCGACGAGGTACAGGCAGTGGTCGTCGTCGAAACGGCCGAGGTCACCGGAATGGTACCACCCGTCCCGTAGTGCCCGAGCCGTCTCTTCCGGTTTGCGCCAATACCCCTTCATGACGTTCGGGCCGCGCACGCACACCTCGCCCACCGTGCCGACCGAAACGTCGCGCCCTTCCCGGTCCGTCACGCGCAGGCGTACACCAGCCGCGGCCGGTCCGGCACTACGAACCTTCGGCGTGTCCAGGCGGTCCTCCATGTGATGGAGAACCGTCCCCAGCGGCGCGAGCTCTGTCGCGCCGTACATCGAGACCAGCTCGCAGCGCGGAAAGCTCTCGTGGAACCGCCGCAGGATCGCCGTCGATGCCGGTGCGGCCCCGTAGCCCATGAGCCTCAGGCTCGAAACGTCGCGCGGCGAGCGCGCCTGCTCCCGCGTGAGCGTATCGAGCATGGCCGGCACGCCGAAGGCGACGGTGACGCCTTCGCGCTCGATGAGATCGAGTACCAGGGCCGGCTCGTAGGCGGGGATCA contains these protein-coding regions:
- a CDS encoding enoyl-CoA hydratase codes for the protein MEFIQYESSERVATISLNRPDARNALHPPLLRELDESFDRAARDDDVRVIILRANGKHFSSGHDISPEAAEVWTKEVDLENKGLAGLYAWEREYYLGWTRKWRDIPKPTIAAVQGACIAGGLMLCWPCDLILAADDAKFSDPVARMGIAGVEFHGHTWEVGARKAKELLFTGRYFGAEEAEKLGMVNRVVEREKLDEETLALAHEIAQMHPFALAQAKRAVNQTLDIQGFYSSLQSAFDIHQTGHGNALSVSKGKLPILIGLDEMKKGGKHV
- a CDS encoding AMP-binding protein; the protein is MLTLADPLRHAEDCSADAIAIVDGDSRFTFGQLVGRCRRVAAAVRRDTQPGDRVALLATNGHRALELILSTPAAGRVVVPLNGRLAIPELAYQLRDAEPQLLVTDWSQDRVRELANLAGRVLSMDDYEAWLGSEEDAGLGDGVSQDDVAGLFYTGGTTGAAKGVMLTHGNKLADALHVLAALHLVPEDAWVVLGPMYHASGTWQAEPCLWTGARQILIPAYEPALVLDLIEREGVTVAFGVPAMLDTLTREQARSPRDVSSLRLMGYGAAPASTAILRRFHESFPRCELVSMYGATELAPLGTVLHHMEDRLDTPKVRSAGPAAAGVRLRVTDREGRDVSVGTVGEVCVRGPNVMKGYWRKPEETARALRDGWYHSGDLGRFDDDHCLYLVDRAKDMIISGGENVYSTEVEEVLSQHPDVVECAVFGVPDERWGEAVRAIVVLREGAEVDAEALGQHCRGGLGGYKVPKQIEVSSEPLPRSAAGKILKRELRAPFWVGHDEAIS